GAACGTCGGCGACGGAGCCTGGGGCGGTCATTTGATCGAAGGCTGTGACGTGTTCGACACGGTGCTAGAAACCCATGACCACGGTTCGTTCAATTCGTGGGGACGCGACCGTTATTGGCGAAGCGATCACTTGACGGCAAGCCAAGCTGCCGTCGACAAGGATCCCACGTTGCCATTTCTAGATGCCGTCGAAACGACCGTCATTCGCAATAACCGGTTTCGCTGCGACCACGGTTGGGACATCGATCTGGATGACGGTTCGTCGAATTACGACATCTACAACAACTTGCTGTTGTCCGGTGGATTGAAGTTGCGAGAAGGCTTCCGCCGTCGGGCGTGGAACAACATTACCGTCAACAACGGACTGCATCCACACGTTTGGTTCAATCACAGCGACGACGAAGTCTTTGGCAATATTTTCATGTCAGCACCCAAGGGGGCGCGAATGCCAAGCGAAACGGCCAAGGGCAAACGCGTCGACGGCAATCTGTATTTTTCGAACGATCCGAGCATCAAAGATGTTCATGCTAAATATGGATGGGACGTCCACTCGATCGTTGCCGACCCAGGATTTGTCAATCCAAAAGCGGGCGATTTCCGTGTCGCCGACGACTCGCCGGCGCTGCAGATCGGGTTCGCGAACTTTCCGATGGATCAGTTCGGTGTTAAGAAACCGAGCCTTCGTGCGATCGCCGAAACGCCGGTGATTCCGACGTTGACGATTGTCGATGCCGAATCACCAGAACGGCGAACGCAAGTCGCAAACGAAAAACCGTTCACATATTTCTGGCTGGGTGCAAAGCTGACTGAGTTGACCGGTGAAGCATTCTCGGCATTCGGTGTATCCAAAGAGGCCGGCGGCGTCGCCTTGTCAGACGTCAAACCGACCAGCGATGCGGCTCGATCGGGGCTAAAAGATGGCGACTTGATTCAGGGCATCAACGGATCCGGCGTCAAACGCGCTGTCGATCTGTTGGCCGTGTTTCAGAACGGCGACGGAGCGCCTGTGTCGTTGAAGTTGGTTCGCGACCAACAAGCGATGGAGTTGGTCATTGAACCGACGGTCGTTGTTTCGTTTGAATCTTCGGAAACGGATGACGGCTTTTCAACGCTGGTCCCCGAAGCACAAACCAACCGAAACGTCGACACGAATCTCGGCGTCAAAGAATCACCAACCCGCGTTCTGGTTGATGGCAAATTGAACCGCGGCTACGGCCCTGTTTTTCCAAACGGGGTCACGGGCGGCATCTACCGCATGGATCTCGGTTCACCCCAGTCCGTGACGGCCATCACGAGCTGGACGTCCAACGTGAACGGAATCCGCGGGGCGCAGAAGTACACGCTTTACGGCAGTCGCGCGGACAAGGATCCGGGATGGGATGTCGACGATGCATCACGCTTCACCGCGATCGGTTCGGTTGATACGACGTCGGTCAAGTCACAAGCCTTGAATGCCGTCTCGGTGCGGGCAAAGACCGGGTCGGATTTGGGCGAGTTCCGCTGGGTCGTTTGGCGGACGTCGCCGGTATCGCCTCGATCGGAAAACTCGGCATTCCAAGAATTGAACGTCCAAACGGCGCCTTAGCAAAGAGCGGAAAATAGGTGTCGGAAAGTCGCCGAACCTGTCCGCCAGTTCGCATTGAATAAACCGATCGACGAAGCGATCGGACGACGATCATTTTCCGCTCGGTCCTTCGTCTTTTGAAGACGCCCATTTCACTTCCCGTTCCACACCTCGTTCCATTTTTCTTAGGTTCCATGAATATCAACCGATTACGTTTCACCGCGCTTGCATTGTTTGCGATGCTTGGCATCAACGATCTTTGTGCCCAAGATTCTTCGCCGGCCAAACAGTCTCGTGACGAACGGATGGCTTGGTGGCACGAAGCCAAGTTCGGCATGTTCGTTCACTGGGGCATCTATTCAACAACGGGCGGCGAGTACAACGGCCAAAAACTGCCCAACAGTGCCGAATGGATGATGAACAAGGGACGTATCCCGATCGCGGAGTACTCAAAGTATGCCACTCAATTCAATCCGGTAAAGTTTGATGCGGCCGAGTTCGTGGGTCGTGCCAAACAAGCCGGCATGAAGTACTTGGTGATCACGGCCAAGCATCACGACGGGTTCTCGATGTTTGGATCCACGTGCAATCCTTACAACGTTGTCGAAGCGACTCCGTTCAAACGCGACATCATGAAAGAGTTGGCGGATGAGTGCCAGAAACAAGACATCAAGTTTGGTTTCTACTATTCACAGGCCCAGGACTGGCACCACCCGGGCGGGTTCGGCAACAACTGGGACAAGACCTTCGAACGTGTCAGCACCGACGAGTATGTTCGCGACAAGGCGGTTCCCGAGGTCAAGCAGTTGCTTACCGAGTACGGTCCGATCGGAATTTTTTGGTGGGATACGCCACGTGCGATGAGCAAAGAGTCGTTCGACGCGTTGCATTCGCTGACCAAACTGCAACCCAACGTGATCACCAACGACCGGTTGGGCGAAGGATACCGTGGCGACTACAAGACGTTTGAACGCAACATTCCTGCCGAAGCACCGGCAGGCGAAGACTGGGAAGTGTGCATGCCGATCAGCGGTAGTTGGGGATACAAGAAGGGCGACAACGACTTCAAGTCACCGCAAACGTTGATTCGTAACTTGGTCGACATCGCCGGCAAGGGCGGCAACTATCTGTTGAACGTCAGCCCCACCGGCGAAGGCACGTTGCTTCCGCAAGCGATCGAAAACTTGAAGGCCGTCGGCCAATGGATGGCCGTCAACAGCGAATCGATCTATGGAACCACCGCCAGCCCGTTGCCCAAACTTGAATGGGGACGCTGCACCGCGAAGACCACCGATGGCCAAACGACGCTCTACTTGCACGTCTTCGATTGGCCCAGCGACGGAAAGTTGAACGTGCCCGGCTTGAAGACGGCGGTTCGTTCGGCCCGCTTGATTGCCAACAATGTATCAGTGGACGCGAAGTCCATCGATGACGGCGTCGAACTGTCGCTTCCCGGCGAAGCGACCGATCCGCACGCGAGTGTCATCGAGCTAAAACTTGACGGTAAACTTGAGGTCGAAGCGACGCTGCCCAAGCCCGACAAGAACGGTTTGTTGGTCCTGACCGCCGACAAAGCGTACATGCACAACAACGAAGGAAGCCGCGAAGTTGGCGTTCGCATTCACGATGACATTCCGCATATCGGTTACTGGACCGACGATCAAGCATGGGCGGAATGGAGTGTCCAGATGGATCAACCCGGCGACTATGAAGTCACGGCGGTCTTATCGGTCGAAGGTGAGAACACGCACTTCCAGTACGGATTGCCGGGCGGCTTCCAGACCGCAAAAGTGGATTCCACCGGCGGTTACGGCAACTACGTCGAAAAGAAGCTAGGCACGATCAAAGTCACGGATCCTGGTACGACCAGCATCCAAGTCAAACCGGTCCCCGGCCAATGGAATCCGATGAACTTGCGCCAATTGAGTCTGCAGCGAGTCGACCGTTAGCGTTGAGTCACTGAGCGTCAGCGGTATTGGCCTTACGGTGCGCGGCTGCCCGTTT
Above is a window of Rubripirellula tenax DNA encoding:
- a CDS encoding PDZ domain-containing protein — protein: MREPLPLTSALLAFVLTSTFVFTSPLFGADLYVSPDGNDVNAGTADSPLASLARAKALARPVLGKETVTVHVADGTYYLPETLAFEPGDSGTQEFPVVYRAANEGGAILSGGTRLELVWQAHRDGVFVAKTPTGLTIDQLFIDGQNQRMARYPNFDAAKKTAAYQGFSADAFAKSRADGWANPVGGYIHAMHRSRWGGYHYRITGKDSEGEVTYEGGWQNNRQMGMHDEFRMVENIFEELDAPGEWFHDPSTQSLYYMPFAGTDLHSATVDVVRLRHLIEFRGTEEKPVRFIALQGFVIRHAARTFMDTSELMLRSDWAIYRGGSIVLTGTEDVQILDTEFDQVGGNAVFVSNYNRRALVKGCHIHDVGASGVCFVGDPDAVRDPLFGYGRKNDLSKIDRTPGPKTNNYPADSRVEDCLIHGIGRVERQPAGVQIEMASRITVRDCSVYDCARAGLNVGDGAWGGHLIEGCDVFDTVLETHDHGSFNSWGRDRYWRSDHLTASQAAVDKDPTLPFLDAVETTVIRNNRFRCDHGWDIDLDDGSSNYDIYNNLLLSGGLKLREGFRRRAWNNITVNNGLHPHVWFNHSDDEVFGNIFMSAPKGARMPSETAKGKRVDGNLYFSNDPSIKDVHAKYGWDVHSIVADPGFVNPKAGDFRVADDSPALQIGFANFPMDQFGVKKPSLRAIAETPVIPTLTIVDAESPERRTQVANEKPFTYFWLGAKLTELTGEAFSAFGVSKEAGGVALSDVKPTSDAARSGLKDGDLIQGINGSGVKRAVDLLAVFQNGDGAPVSLKLVRDQQAMELVIEPTVVVSFESSETDDGFSTLVPEAQTNRNVDTNLGVKESPTRVLVDGKLNRGYGPVFPNGVTGGIYRMDLGSPQSVTAITSWTSNVNGIRGAQKYTLYGSRADKDPGWDVDDASRFTAIGSVDTTSVKSQALNAVSVRAKTGSDLGEFRWVVWRTSPVSPRSENSAFQELNVQTAP
- a CDS encoding alpha-L-fucosidase, with the protein product MNINRLRFTALALFAMLGINDLCAQDSSPAKQSRDERMAWWHEAKFGMFVHWGIYSTTGGEYNGQKLPNSAEWMMNKGRIPIAEYSKYATQFNPVKFDAAEFVGRAKQAGMKYLVITAKHHDGFSMFGSTCNPYNVVEATPFKRDIMKELADECQKQDIKFGFYYSQAQDWHHPGGFGNNWDKTFERVSTDEYVRDKAVPEVKQLLTEYGPIGIFWWDTPRAMSKESFDALHSLTKLQPNVITNDRLGEGYRGDYKTFERNIPAEAPAGEDWEVCMPISGSWGYKKGDNDFKSPQTLIRNLVDIAGKGGNYLLNVSPTGEGTLLPQAIENLKAVGQWMAVNSESIYGTTASPLPKLEWGRCTAKTTDGQTTLYLHVFDWPSDGKLNVPGLKTAVRSARLIANNVSVDAKSIDDGVELSLPGEATDPHASVIELKLDGKLEVEATLPKPDKNGLLVLTADKAYMHNNEGSREVGVRIHDDIPHIGYWTDDQAWAEWSVQMDQPGDYEVTAVLSVEGENTHFQYGLPGGFQTAKVDSTGGYGNYVEKKLGTIKVTDPGTTSIQVKPVPGQWNPMNLRQLSLQRVDR